A part of Lacerta agilis isolate rLacAgi1 chromosome 7, rLacAgi1.pri, whole genome shotgun sequence genomic DNA contains:
- the PKIA gene encoding cAMP-dependent protein kinase inhibitor alpha has translation MTDVESTYADFIASGRTGRRNAIHDILVSSASGNSSELSLKLSELDINKTEGEGDAQRNPTEQTGEAQGETAKQES, from the exons ATGACTGATGTGGAATCTACATATGCAGATTTCATTGCTTCTGGGAGAACCGGGAGAAGAAATGCCATTCACGACATCCTTGTGTCCTCTGCAAGTGGAAATTCTAGTGAACTATCCTTGAAGTTATCAGAACTTGATATAAACAAAACTG aaggggaaggagatgCACAGAGAAATCCCACTGAGCAAACTGGGGAAGCCCAGGGGGAAACAGCAAAGCAAGAAAGTTGA